The following are encoded together in the Candidatus Bathyarchaeia archaeon genome:
- a CDS encoding TylF/MycF/NovP-related O-methyltransferase — RTGDWRSILTFLLSDDVRIPMSDRFKLIRRFQLISSHVPCEHLQSEMFEFIRALLRLQAEIQGLVVECGCYKGGSTAKLSVAAELVGRELVIFDSFEGLPEHGENQGNTIWGTPVDFSTGNYCGSLEEVTANVEKYGEIGPCTFVKGYFRHTLPMFRKPIAAAYFDVDLAASTITCLQYIWPLLSLGGILFSHDGHLHSVLDALSDKHFWQEQLGSPIPEIHGFGIEKLIWMQKTVASNGS; from the coding sequence CGCACAGGAGATTGGCGCAGCATTCTGACTTTCCTTCTCTCGGATGACGTGCGGATTCCGATGTCTGATCGATTTAAACTCATACGCCGATTTCAACTAATCTCATCACACGTTCCATGCGAGCACTTACAATCAGAGATGTTTGAGTTCATTCGTGCTCTTCTTAGGCTTCAGGCAGAAATCCAAGGGCTTGTCGTCGAGTGCGGGTGCTACAAAGGAGGAAGCACCGCGAAGCTAAGTGTTGCTGCGGAGTTAGTGGGAAGAGAATTGGTAATATTCGATTCCTTTGAGGGCCTTCCAGAGCATGGCGAGAATCAAGGAAATACCATTTGGGGTACGCCCGTCGATTTTTCCACTGGGAATTACTGTGGCTCCTTAGAGGAAGTTACCGCCAATGTCGAGAAGTATGGCGAGATTGGGCCATGCACATTTGTAAAGGGCTATTTTAGGCACACATTGCCAATGTTTCGGAAGCCAATTGCGGCCGCATACTTCGATGTCGATCTGGCGGCATCCACTATCACCTGTCTGCAGTATATTTGGCCCCTGCTCTCATTGGGTGGGATATTGTTCTCGCATGACGGGCATCTGCATTCGGTGCTTGATGCATTGAGCGACAAACACTTCTGGCAAGAGCAACTCGGCAGCCCCATTCCTGAGATTCATGGATTTGGCATAGAAAAGCTAATCTGGATGCAGAAGACAGTGGCTTCGAATGGCTCTTGA
- a CDS encoding oligosaccharide flippase family protein encodes MALDVINSESPAVISPPLSAGSSPTDLPNQEFTTQRFVRDVLYSNLPVPFQKLRTYLWLVVMTRALGAEGFGAWSIFILALSNATTIGTLNCGSSMMRFLSGRRSTIEVNEAFSTAMAMVITAVSAVIAVLIIFSGHITTFLFRSRHAFNLTVLLLAALPLDCAFEEMKNLLRARRLNKSWALFSLSRLVPEIAATLVVAWYLRSVELVSWAYVVIGAVSVIGGLTYLKYHLKLTFVSPTARVAVRYAKFGLPLLPGALASAISLGADKYVVGCYLGLKQVGIYSVCFTVSALTFFLTGPINDVLFPELSALHDSGNSGSFRRRFAGIQKFVFGASVGAAAILVIFPQEVLRLFASREFISGSTTLAILGVQGIFMAIVMLYAVILNVQLRVWSSTIFWLASGLLIVLFDVLLVPGIGIEGAAVSQLIATAAGAILLIMAHWDLFSITFKPEWLLHTGLAFAAVALLAFSCQGGSLDLLHSALKIITGSMVFLMCLFITGFLRFEDLRKMISAFA; translated from the coding sequence ATGGCTCTTGATGTAATCAATAGCGAGAGCCCAGCGGTAATTTCTCCGCCATTGTCAGCAGGGTCCTCTCCAACGGATTTACCTAATCAGGAGTTCACGACACAGAGGTTTGTTCGAGACGTATTATATTCCAATCTTCCAGTCCCTTTTCAGAAGCTACGAACCTATCTGTGGCTTGTGGTTATGACTCGCGCGCTTGGCGCGGAAGGATTTGGCGCTTGGTCGATTTTTATATTGGCTCTGAGTAACGCAACTACGATTGGAACGTTAAATTGCGGGTCGTCGATGATGCGTTTCCTCAGCGGTCGGCGCTCTACCATCGAAGTGAACGAGGCGTTTTCGACGGCGATGGCGATGGTCATTACAGCAGTATCAGCTGTAATAGCTGTACTAATCATTTTCTCAGGTCACATAACGACCTTCTTGTTTCGATCGCGGCACGCGTTCAATCTAACTGTTTTGCTCTTGGCTGCACTTCCCCTCGATTGTGCCTTCGAAGAAATGAAAAACCTTTTACGCGCCCGTCGCTTGAACAAGTCCTGGGCATTATTCAGCCTCTCGCGGTTAGTTCCCGAAATCGCAGCGACACTCGTTGTCGCGTGGTACCTAAGAAGCGTCGAGCTTGTGAGCTGGGCATATGTGGTCATCGGTGCTGTCAGCGTCATTGGAGGGCTTACGTATCTTAAATATCACCTTAAACTTACTTTTGTGAGCCCAACGGCGCGAGTTGCAGTGAGGTACGCCAAATTCGGGCTACCACTGCTCCCAGGAGCATTGGCTTCGGCGATTTCATTGGGGGCCGATAAGTATGTAGTTGGCTGCTATCTCGGATTGAAGCAAGTCGGCATCTATAGTGTGTGTTTTACCGTCTCGGCACTCACGTTTTTCCTGACGGGCCCAATTAATGACGTGCTGTTTCCTGAGCTCTCTGCTCTTCATGATTCGGGCAACTCGGGATCATTCCGACGACGGTTTGCTGGCATTCAGAAATTCGTATTTGGCGCATCTGTTGGCGCCGCAGCTATTCTCGTGATATTTCCTCAGGAGGTGCTGCGACTCTTCGCATCGCGAGAATTCATTTCGGGCAGCACAACTCTTGCAATACTTGGAGTGCAGGGGATCTTTATGGCTATCGTGATGTTATATGCCGTCATTTTGAATGTTCAACTACGCGTATGGTCTTCAACTATATTTTGGCTCGCCAGTGGGCTCCTAATTGTCTTGTTTGATGTACTTCTTGTCCCAGGGATTGGCATTGAAGGGGCTGCAGTCAGCCAGTTGATTGCCACTGCCGCCGGAGCAATCTTGTTGATCATGGCCCATTGGGATCTATTCAGCATCACATTTAAGCCCGAGTGGCTGTTACACACCGGATTGGCTTTCGCGGCTGTAGCTTTGCTCGCGTTTTCCTGCCAAGGTGGATCACTTGATTTGTTGCACTCGGCATTGAAAATCATTACCGGTTCTATGGTGTTCTTGATGTGCCTGTTTATCACTGGCTTTCTTCGTTTTGAAGACCTTCGAAAAATGATCAGCGCTTTTGCTTAA